In the genome of Myxococcus stipitatus, one region contains:
- a CDS encoding tetratricopeptide repeat protein: MYNLLISLAVGFLVALLVKLANFSIWAGLVPGLIAAVITFILLARRVASRIQGLMSTVQADLQSQPTSQKDAQGRVERAVKTLEKGLAYEKWQFMVGPEIHAQIGMLKYMVKDLDGALAHFNKGSSRNYMAKAMEGALYYQRDNVPAMKTAFEAACKSGKKEPIVWAAYAWCLLQKKEKDEALKVLGRAVEENPKDEKLKGSLSQLQNDKRLKMKPYEPTWWQFGLETPPMMPPSGGGGRRMQFITRR; the protein is encoded by the coding sequence ATGTACAACCTTCTCATCTCGCTGGCAGTGGGATTCCTGGTCGCGCTGCTGGTGAAGCTCGCGAACTTCTCCATCTGGGCCGGGCTCGTCCCGGGCCTGATTGCCGCCGTCATCACCTTCATCCTCCTGGCAAGGCGGGTCGCCAGCCGCATCCAGGGGCTCATGTCGACGGTGCAGGCGGACCTCCAGTCCCAGCCCACCAGCCAGAAGGACGCCCAGGGCCGGGTGGAGCGTGCCGTCAAGACGCTGGAGAAGGGCCTCGCCTACGAGAAGTGGCAGTTCATGGTGGGCCCGGAGATTCACGCCCAGATCGGCATGTTGAAGTACATGGTGAAGGACCTGGACGGCGCCCTGGCCCACTTCAACAAGGGCAGCTCCCGCAACTACATGGCCAAGGCCATGGAGGGCGCCCTCTACTACCAGCGCGACAATGTCCCGGCGATGAAGACCGCCTTCGAAGCGGCCTGCAAGAGCGGCAAGAAGGAGCCCATCGTCTGGGCCGCCTACGCCTGGTGCCTCCTCCAGAAGAAGGAGAAGGACGAGGCCCTCAAGGTGCTCGGCCGCGCCGTCGAGGAGAACCCCAAGGACGAGAAGCTCAAGGGCAGCCTCTCCCAGCTCCAGAACGACAAGCGTCTGAAGATGAAGCCCTACGAGCCCACCTGGTGGCAGTTCGGTCTGGAGACGCCGCCGATGATGCCCCCCTCGGGTGGCGGCGGGCGCCGGATGCAGTTCATTACGCGACGCTGA
- a CDS encoding diguanylate cyclase — translation MQRRGRTSERSLLLIIEDDAGVLESLSDLLAARFDVLAAADAGMGLELAREHGPDLILLDRFLPSGDGLTVLEALQLDSHTESTPVIFLTGDADEATLERCLEKGAVDFIHKPASARELMARIDRALRQSEQQRRLQILAQTDALTGLANFRALSVRLEEELRRAHRYGYPLSVVVIDLDHLKAINDGMGHDVGNQAILALANQLKGNLRESDFAARFGGDEFIALLPHQTALEAAVFAERIRTGLRSVGVQKGDGRPASFGLSVSVGIADHTLESPRDDAETLMKAADAALYEAKREGRDRVVVFGRPALSPPAHQH, via the coding sequence ATGCAAAGGCGAGGGCGCACCTCGGAGCGGTCCCTCCTCCTCATCATCGAGGATGACGCGGGTGTACTGGAGAGCCTGTCCGACCTGCTCGCGGCGCGTTTCGACGTGCTGGCGGCGGCGGACGCGGGCATGGGGTTGGAGCTGGCCCGTGAGCACGGTCCGGACCTGATCCTCCTGGACAGGTTCCTGCCCAGCGGGGATGGGCTGACAGTCCTCGAGGCCCTCCAGCTCGACTCCCATACCGAGTCCACGCCCGTCATCTTCCTCACCGGGGACGCGGACGAGGCCACCCTGGAGCGCTGCTTGGAGAAGGGCGCGGTGGACTTCATCCACAAGCCGGCGAGCGCGAGGGAGCTCATGGCACGGATCGACCGGGCGCTGCGGCAGAGCGAACAGCAGCGGCGGTTGCAGATCCTCGCCCAGACGGACGCCCTCACGGGCCTGGCGAACTTCCGGGCCCTCTCCGTGCGGCTGGAGGAAGAGCTGCGCCGCGCCCACCGGTATGGCTACCCGCTGAGCGTGGTGGTCATCGACCTGGACCACCTCAAGGCCATCAACGACGGCATGGGCCACGACGTGGGGAACCAGGCCATCCTCGCGCTGGCCAATCAGCTCAAGGGAAACCTGCGCGAGTCCGACTTCGCGGCGCGCTTCGGCGGGGATGAGTTCATCGCGCTCCTGCCACATCAGACGGCGCTGGAGGCGGCGGTGTTCGCCGAGCGGATCCGCACCGGGCTGCGTTCCGTCGGCGTGCAGAAGGGCGACGGCCGCCCCGCCTCCTTCGGGTTGAGCGTGAGTGTTGGCATCGCCGACCACACATTGGAATCACCCCGGGACGATGCAGAGACGCTGATGAAGGCGGCGGACGCGGCCCTCTATGAGGCCAAGCGCGAAGGACGTGACCGGGTGGTGGTGTTCGGCCGTCCGGCGCTGTCGCCGCCCGCGCATCAGCACTGA
- a CDS encoding response regulator — translation MTLGNRLASGSRVAIVGGGIAGAGLAASLLFNGRARGLTLDVRVYAGGLSERTSPPVVLTPECRSRLAALGCRIPPEWRTHELRGVEVIAEGRRELLPSSPGGMWLVDGWPSGEGGLAQVRGILANAASAQGARFVERHVDRVERQPPAPDAPIAVRGTGPMVVRAQGSGERYHAVALACGAGPLLGDAFFPGFRPAPTMPAVQARLRHASSRLEIAPVARLWVAPLPTVDGLFLLPGVDSVYALAFGPAVTPADLCQALMMAARDGLLSEGFELAALETTRLPHGPGRTLVAPGQLAVGPAAFGHPLQLGLSETLASCSRAAVALLDGGLDASALERRYVREGLCELMEDAAAGARSVAWMRRAGKRAPAAFLAAKGRRTSLGIYGGGVLGLSAPTPLALLGAVRWAGLREVVSTWLRTTVDPVPMAVPDLEPDLYYVVDDDPDAREALTALLESTGAKVVSFADELALFCAVARRPPTAILLDVVLHWVDGLRLCEGLKQHPLTRGTRVVVMSGLNRPHVRQRALDAGAEAFLPKPVDPERLLRILTGRMPASSTPADPSSPRLSGDASTSDRYAAS, via the coding sequence ATGACTCTAGGCAACAGGCTGGCGAGCGGTTCGAGGGTGGCAATCGTCGGAGGCGGCATCGCGGGGGCGGGACTGGCGGCCTCCCTTCTCTTCAATGGTCGAGCGCGTGGGCTGACGCTGGACGTCCGCGTCTATGCTGGAGGGCTGTCGGAGCGGACCTCTCCTCCCGTCGTGCTCACCCCCGAGTGCCGCTCCCGGCTGGCGGCGCTGGGCTGCCGCATTCCCCCCGAGTGGCGCACGCACGAGCTGCGCGGCGTCGAGGTCATCGCCGAGGGGCGGCGCGAGCTCCTCCCCTCCTCTCCTGGCGGAATGTGGCTCGTCGATGGCTGGCCCTCCGGTGAAGGAGGGCTGGCGCAGGTGCGCGGCATCCTCGCCAACGCCGCCAGCGCGCAGGGGGCTCGGTTCGTCGAACGACATGTCGACCGGGTGGAGCGCCAGCCGCCCGCGCCGGATGCCCCCATCGCCGTGCGAGGCACCGGGCCCATGGTGGTCCGCGCCCAGGGGAGCGGCGAGCGCTACCACGCGGTCGCCCTCGCGTGCGGCGCGGGCCCCCTCCTGGGGGACGCCTTCTTCCCCGGCTTTCGCCCCGCCCCCACGATGCCCGCCGTCCAGGCCCGACTGAGGCATGCTTCCTCTCGGCTGGAGATCGCGCCCGTCGCGAGGCTCTGGGTGGCGCCGCTGCCGACGGTCGACGGCTTGTTCCTCCTGCCGGGTGTGGACTCCGTCTACGCGCTGGCCTTCGGTCCCGCGGTGACGCCGGCGGACCTGTGTCAGGCCCTGATGATGGCGGCCCGCGATGGCCTGCTGAGCGAGGGCTTCGAGCTGGCCGCGCTCGAGACCACACGTCTTCCCCATGGCCCGGGCCGCACGCTCGTGGCTCCGGGGCAGCTCGCGGTGGGGCCCGCGGCCTTCGGGCATCCGCTCCAGTTGGGACTGTCGGAGACACTCGCCTCGTGCAGCCGCGCGGCGGTGGCGCTCCTGGATGGAGGACTGGACGCTTCCGCCCTGGAGCGCCGCTATGTCCGCGAGGGACTGTGCGAGCTGATGGAGGACGCCGCCGCGGGAGCCCGCTCGGTGGCGTGGATGCGCCGCGCCGGCAAGCGCGCGCCCGCGGCCTTCCTCGCGGCCAAGGGCCGGCGCACGTCGCTGGGCATCTATGGCGGCGGAGTCCTGGGACTCAGCGCGCCCACGCCCCTGGCATTGCTCGGAGCGGTGCGCTGGGCGGGGCTGCGCGAGGTCGTGAGCACCTGGCTGCGGACGACCGTGGACCCGGTGCCCATGGCGGTGCCGGACCTGGAGCCCGACCTGTACTACGTCGTGGATGACGACCCCGATGCTCGCGAGGCGCTGACGGCGCTCCTGGAGAGCACGGGCGCCAAGGTGGTGTCGTTCGCGGACGAGCTGGCGCTGTTCTGCGCGGTGGCTCGCAGGCCGCCCACGGCCATCCTCCTCGACGTCGTGCTGCATTGGGTGGATGGGCTCCGGCTGTGCGAGGGCTTGAAGCAACACCCCCTCACGCGTGGAACCCGGGTGGTGGTGATGAGCGGACTGAATCGGCCCCATGTCCGGCAGCGGGCGCTGGACGCGGGGGCGGAGGCCTTCCTGCCCAAGCCCGTGGACCCGGAGCGGCTGCTGCGCATCCTCACCGGACGCATGCCCGCGTCGAGCACGCCCGCGGATCCCTCCTCCCCGCGACTGTCGGGTGATGCGAGCACGTCGGACCGCTACGCGGCGTCCTGA
- a CDS encoding HdeD family acid-resistance protein: MASAAWGPPFILGLLTAILGLVALGASFLTSMVSIILFGALLAGAGIAEIISAFRVRKSGGPFWLYLLGGVLSTVVGVFVLAYPAAGLGALTLLLAGYFFASGLFHVVTSLMDRYAQWGWDFAYGAISILLGITIMSQWPISAVWLVGTLVGISILMRGIALMAGSLELRRAVRSFSS, encoded by the coding sequence ATGGCCTCCGCCGCATGGGGGCCGCCCTTCATCCTGGGGCTGCTGACGGCCATCCTCGGCCTCGTCGCGTTGGGGGCCTCGTTCCTCACGAGCATGGTCTCCATCATCCTCTTCGGCGCGTTGCTCGCGGGGGCGGGTATCGCGGAGATCATCTCCGCGTTCCGGGTCCGGAAGTCCGGTGGGCCCTTCTGGCTCTATCTACTGGGCGGCGTGCTCTCCACCGTGGTGGGTGTCTTCGTTCTCGCGTACCCGGCGGCGGGGCTCGGGGCGCTGACGCTGTTGCTCGCGGGCTACTTCTTCGCGAGCGGCCTGTTCCACGTCGTCACGTCGCTGATGGACCGGTATGCGCAGTGGGGCTGGGACTTCGCCTACGGCGCCATCTCCATCCTGCTGGGCATCACCATCATGTCCCAGTGGCCCATCTCCGCGGTGTGGCTGGTGGGCACGCTGGTGGGAATCTCCATCCTCATGCGCGGCATCGCCCTCATGGCGGGCTCGTTGGAGCTGCGTCGCGCCGTGCGGAGCTTCTCGTCGTAG
- the miaA gene encoding tRNA (adenosine(37)-N6)-dimethylallyltransferase MiaA, whose product MGEGQEGRPTLTVVAGPTASGKTALAIELARRVGGEIVSADSQQVYRHFDIATAKPSSEELAAVPHHLVSEVDPLETFSAAEYQRRADSVIADITRRGQPVIVVGGTGLYLRILLHGVVDAPGALPELRAELETLAAEQGREAVHRRLAQVDPETAARLHVQDLVRVIRALEIHARTGVPASEFHKAHAFSVDRYPFRLFVLEPPRDVLYARINARTEAMFASGLVEETRALLARGYADAAPMRSVGYVQARAVVEERMSVDEAIRDTAQETRRYAKRQLTWFRKEAGAVFVAPPYDAVLERPHA is encoded by the coding sequence ATGGGTGAAGGACAGGAGGGACGGCCGACGTTGACGGTGGTGGCCGGGCCGACGGCGTCGGGGAAGACGGCCCTGGCCATCGAGCTGGCGCGCCGCGTGGGCGGTGAAATCGTCAGCGCGGACTCGCAGCAGGTGTACCGCCACTTCGACATCGCCACCGCGAAGCCGTCCTCGGAAGAGCTCGCGGCGGTGCCGCACCACCTCGTGTCGGAGGTGGACCCGCTGGAGACCTTCTCGGCGGCGGAGTACCAGCGCCGCGCGGACTCGGTCATCGCGGATATCACCCGACGGGGACAGCCCGTCATCGTCGTGGGGGGCACGGGCCTGTACCTGCGCATCCTCCTGCACGGTGTGGTGGATGCACCCGGCGCCTTGCCGGAGCTGCGCGCCGAGCTGGAGACCCTCGCGGCGGAGCAAGGGCGAGAGGCCGTGCATCGCAGACTGGCGCAGGTGGACCCGGAGACCGCCGCGCGGCTGCACGTCCAGGACCTGGTCCGGGTGATCCGAGCGCTCGAGATTCATGCGCGGACAGGTGTGCCCGCCTCGGAGTTCCACAAGGCCCATGCCTTCTCCGTGGACCGATATCCCTTCCGCCTCTTCGTCCTGGAGCCCCCTCGCGACGTGCTCTACGCCCGCATCAACGCGCGCACCGAGGCCATGTTCGCATCGGGGTTGGTCGAGGAGACGCGGGCCTTGCTCGCGCGGGGATACGCGGACGCGGCGCCGATGCGAAGCGTGGGCTACGTGCAGGCGCGCGCGGTGGTCGAGGAGCGCATGTCCGTGGACGAGGCCATTCGAGACACGGCCCAGGAGACGCGGCGGTACGCCAAGCGCCAGCTCACCTGGTTTCGCAAGGAAGCGGGAGCGGTGTTCGTGGCGCCGCCCTATGACGCGGTGCTCGAGCGCCCCCACGCCTGA
- a CDS encoding PQQ-binding-like beta-propeller repeat protein, with amino-acid sequence MRPASMTPVNARLAVLLAALALPSAVMAQTTMNRTAVFTTLTRPGETQATVTMDEASELRVQVRNNTTRSSPNYRPINDVLFQLPTGYALLESPPPPGWAVEQYTTLWQVRYYYIPSLDCAGPAVGLGTNETATFTLRMIPSVSNQNGTGQVFSRLEANEQCSWNGTFQTNRTSTVAQWLRVGLSTQVSIQPRALPVGEDFTARLVIENRTGPSSAQANITAEGPSTGAGDVTFEVVELEPTNFRASIPLRGAGILAARATVQSEGTMVASVRATNTGGTVTSSVVDTAMVNVAPLAAAADVDVTQAFTGESVRVRLSVTNTSATASYLDVVPRAPVLVGSAQATLTQGPTPASTPRLAPGASAHFVWHYTVTGAEFSNYAFDVRADATLNGAAVSTPLVRTGQGRVVAHRLKVSPSVLVPGVANQTVLYTVQNRGSQPIYQVTLLRPATNYFRFAAGSPASAGGWAVTSNTASFTWTVADGDPIGVNQERSFEVTYASVSAVTAPTTFRHRMHIPDAYESQSAARIEAPVTLAAGGMAPEVARLTAVARDGSVTLAWDNPASHNGVLVLRATGSAPNTAPVAGRTYAQGETLGNATVVLSETFTSTSTFVDSAVTNGTTYYYRVFNSDDAGFYSAGNQPTSAALKATPRARVGSAPLWCYSVGLDARIQPITELGVGIFSSFNNTVVANLTQVSNPATDGAERWRPLQLGAPIGSRFPVVPLRGLSGQYILTADQDGVAYAISATTGAVLWRWNNNGTPVGTIQSFPVTQLHDYANAAYQAARPNLDLVFFATRLANPAANRVVALNARTGTPVFTYQPGDLGMVNGGMVVDYANNLLFIGGKVNGVSADSLRVLNTLTGAEVARLALGDLEHSLVRNGVTGHVLATNSDGVVHAVDAITRQVVWSLNVATRPAPSTPAFTSFVRPLGGGFVASLASGHVEFWDYAAPGAAMPTRQWSTPVPNPSGTFTLNRNGVVRIYVGGGDGKVHQLEMVGGADSAQVSLSSGPRIGTPTIDTTSSRLHVGSEDGFICSFPVPFP; translated from the coding sequence GTGAGGCCCGCTTCGATGACACCCGTGAATGCCCGCCTCGCGGTGCTCCTCGCCGCCCTGGCCCTGCCGTCGGCGGTGATGGCCCAGACGACGATGAACCGCACCGCCGTCTTCACGACCCTCACGAGGCCAGGGGAGACCCAGGCCACGGTGACGATGGATGAGGCGTCGGAGCTGCGGGTCCAGGTCCGCAACAACACGACGAGATCCTCGCCGAACTACAGACCCATCAACGACGTGCTGTTCCAGCTCCCGACTGGCTACGCGCTGCTCGAGAGCCCGCCACCCCCGGGTTGGGCGGTCGAGCAGTACACGACGCTGTGGCAGGTCCGGTACTACTACATCCCGAGTCTCGACTGCGCGGGGCCCGCCGTGGGGCTGGGGACGAACGAGACCGCGACGTTCACGCTCCGGATGATTCCCTCGGTGTCGAACCAGAACGGCACGGGGCAGGTGTTCTCGAGGCTCGAAGCGAACGAGCAGTGCAGTTGGAATGGCACCTTCCAAACGAATCGGACGAGCACCGTGGCGCAGTGGCTGCGCGTGGGGCTGTCCACGCAGGTCTCCATCCAGCCGCGAGCCCTTCCGGTAGGCGAGGACTTCACCGCGCGCCTGGTCATCGAGAACCGCACGGGGCCGTCGTCTGCCCAGGCCAACATCACCGCGGAGGGGCCCAGCACCGGCGCTGGTGATGTCACGTTCGAGGTCGTCGAGCTCGAGCCCACGAACTTCCGGGCCAGCATTCCGTTGAGAGGCGCGGGCATCCTCGCGGCGAGAGCAACGGTGCAGTCCGAAGGGACCATGGTCGCCAGCGTTCGCGCCACCAACACCGGTGGCACGGTGACCTCGAGCGTGGTCGACACGGCGATGGTGAACGTGGCCCCCCTGGCCGCCGCGGCGGATGTGGATGTGACGCAGGCGTTCACGGGAGAGTCCGTGAGGGTGCGGCTGAGCGTCACCAACACGTCGGCCACGGCGTCGTATCTCGACGTGGTGCCGCGAGCGCCTGTCCTGGTGGGCTCGGCCCAGGCCACGTTGACGCAAGGGCCCACCCCCGCGAGCACCCCGCGACTGGCGCCGGGCGCATCCGCTCATTTCGTCTGGCACTACACGGTGACGGGCGCTGAGTTCTCCAACTACGCCTTCGATGTGAGGGCGGACGCGACGCTGAATGGCGCGGCCGTCTCCACGCCACTCGTGCGCACGGGGCAGGGCCGCGTCGTGGCCCATCGCCTCAAGGTGAGCCCGTCCGTGCTCGTGCCGGGCGTCGCGAACCAGACGGTCCTCTACACGGTCCAGAATCGTGGGAGTCAGCCCATCTACCAGGTCACGCTGCTGCGGCCCGCGACAAACTACTTCCGGTTCGCCGCGGGGAGCCCCGCATCGGCGGGAGGATGGGCGGTCACCAGCAACACCGCGAGCTTCACCTGGACGGTCGCAGACGGGGACCCCATCGGCGTGAACCAGGAGCGCAGCTTCGAGGTGACCTACGCGAGTGTCTCGGCCGTCACGGCGCCGACCACGTTCCGCCATCGGATGCACATCCCGGACGCGTACGAGTCCCAATCCGCGGCGCGCATCGAGGCGCCCGTGACGCTCGCGGCGGGCGGCATGGCGCCGGAGGTCGCGCGGCTCACGGCGGTGGCTCGGGACGGGAGCGTGACGCTGGCGTGGGATAATCCCGCCTCACACAACGGCGTGCTGGTCCTGCGTGCCACGGGCAGCGCACCCAACACAGCGCCTGTCGCCGGACGGACGTATGCCCAGGGCGAGACACTGGGCAATGCGACGGTCGTCCTCTCCGAGACGTTCACCAGCACGTCCACCTTCGTCGACAGCGCCGTCACCAACGGCACGACGTACTACTACCGGGTGTTCAACTCGGACGACGCGGGCTTCTACTCAGCGGGCAATCAGCCCACGTCCGCGGCGCTCAAGGCGACACCGCGTGCACGCGTGGGGTCCGCGCCGCTGTGGTGCTACTCCGTGGGCCTGGATGCGCGCATCCAGCCCATCACGGAGCTGGGCGTGGGCATCTTCAGCTCCTTCAACAACACCGTCGTCGCCAACCTCACCCAGGTGTCGAATCCCGCGACCGATGGCGCGGAGCGGTGGCGCCCTCTGCAGCTGGGGGCTCCCATTGGCAGCCGCTTCCCGGTGGTGCCGCTGCGGGGCTTGTCCGGGCAGTACATCCTCACCGCGGACCAGGACGGCGTGGCCTATGCCATCAGCGCCACCACGGGGGCGGTGCTGTGGCGGTGGAACAACAACGGGACGCCTGTCGGCACCATCCAGTCCTTCCCCGTTACGCAGCTGCATGACTACGCGAATGCCGCGTATCAGGCCGCGCGTCCGAACCTGGACCTCGTCTTCTTCGCGACGCGTCTGGCGAACCCGGCGGCCAACCGCGTGGTGGCGCTCAACGCGAGGACGGGGACCCCGGTCTTCACCTACCAGCCCGGGGACCTGGGCATGGTCAACGGCGGCATGGTGGTGGACTACGCGAACAACCTCCTGTTCATCGGCGGGAAGGTGAATGGCGTGTCAGCGGACTCGCTCCGCGTCCTGAATACGCTCACCGGCGCCGAGGTGGCGCGACTGGCGCTCGGGGACCTGGAGCACAGCCTGGTTCGCAACGGTGTGACGGGACATGTCCTCGCGACCAACAGCGATGGCGTGGTCCATGCCGTCGACGCGATCACTCGCCAGGTGGTGTGGAGCCTGAACGTGGCGACCCGGCCCGCGCCGAGCACGCCCGCCTTCACCAGCTTCGTCCGCCCGCTGGGCGGCGGCTTCGTGGCAAGCCTCGCGAGTGGCCATGTGGAGTTCTGGGACTACGCGGCGCCTGGAGCCGCGATGCCCACGCGCCAGTGGTCGACGCCCGTCCCGAATCCCTCCGGCACCTTCACTCTCAACCGCAACGGCGTGGTCCGCATCTACGTCGGTGGCGGTGACGGCAAGGTGCACCAACTCGAGATGGTCGGCGGCGCGGACTCGGCGCAGGTGTCGCTGAGCAGCGGCCCGCGCATCGGCACCCCGACCATCGACACCACTTCCTCCCGGCTGCACGTGGGCTCCGAGGACGGCTTCATCTGCTCCTTCCCGGTACCGTTCCCATGA
- a CDS encoding PqqD family protein, whose translation MSGGFGAERVPRRRSGAEGQRFGADFLLLDAEGRTLRGLNATAMRVWELSDGTRSARSVAEVVASEFSIDVAQALTDTLRFLSELARLGLIDELQEVR comes from the coding sequence ATGAGCGGCGGCTTCGGCGCGGAGCGTGTTCCCCGTCGTCGCTCGGGCGCGGAGGGGCAGCGCTTCGGCGCGGACTTCCTCTTGCTGGACGCGGAGGGCCGCACGCTGCGGGGCCTCAACGCGACGGCGATGCGGGTCTGGGAGCTCAGTGACGGGACGCGCTCGGCGCGCTCGGTGGCGGAGGTCGTCGCCAGCGAGTTCTCCATCGACGTGGCTCAGGCGCTCACGGACACGCTGCGATTTCTTTCGGAGTTGGCCCGGCTGGGCCTCATCGACGAGCTTCAGGAGGTACGGTGA
- a CDS encoding S24/S26 family peptidase produces MSSESLPTASPSALRWIPVRGDSMWPSLRAGDLAGVAPLTREPRPGEVVLARFDDALVLHRVQGLRSGVLSLRGDNAPAGDPPIAASRILGTVLRVRRGSVELGAEWDRGPSMLGRVRARVRGRVARWLGRGGRP; encoded by the coding sequence ATGTCCAGTGAGTCCCTCCCCACCGCGTCGCCTTCGGCCTTGCGCTGGATTCCCGTACGGGGAGACAGCATGTGGCCGTCGCTGCGGGCTGGGGACCTGGCGGGAGTGGCGCCGCTGACGCGGGAGCCTCGGCCAGGAGAGGTGGTGCTGGCGCGGTTCGACGACGCGCTGGTGCTTCACCGGGTCCAGGGCCTGCGCTCGGGAGTGCTGTCCCTGCGGGGCGACAATGCTCCCGCTGGGGATCCTCCGATTGCCGCTTCGCGCATCCTCGGGACGGTGCTGCGGGTCCGGCGGGGCAGCGTGGAGCTGGGCGCGGAATGGGACCGAGGGCCCTCCATGCTGGGCCGTGTCCGCGCACGGGTGCGGGGGCGGGTGGCTCGGTGGTTGGGACGGGGAGGGCGCCCATGA
- the hisS gene encoding histidine--tRNA ligase codes for MSQKIVAVKGMNDLLPGEIEIWQHVERLTRELFGRFGYSEIRTPIVEDTSLFVRSVGEETDIVGKEMYTFDDKAGRSLSLRPEGTAPAARAYIEHSVLNQEPLTRWYYMGPMFRYERMKTGRYRQFYQIGAEAYGAKEAAQDVEVMDMVTQFLQALGLQDITLNLNSLGDEACRPAYYEKLVEYLKAHREELCGDCHRRLETNPLRVLDCKNETCQAVAAKGPSVLEFLCEPCRTHFDDVQRKLTALGVRFVVNPRMVRGLDYYTRTVFEFVASHPALGTASTVGGGGRYDKLVKSLGGPDVPAVGFACGVDRLVLLLKESQQKFAATPDLFIAVADAGSHDAAFTLASRLRREGLRVDFDTRGGSLKSQMKRSDKSGATFTLVLGGQEFTSGQAKLKRMAGGEPIPVALDDIARTVRAQSGAPQAPPAAT; via the coding sequence GTGAGCCAGAAGATTGTCGCCGTCAAGGGCATGAACGACCTCCTGCCAGGGGAGATTGAAATCTGGCAGCACGTCGAGCGCCTGACGCGAGAGCTGTTCGGCCGCTTCGGCTACAGCGAGATCCGCACGCCCATCGTGGAGGACACGTCGCTCTTCGTGCGCAGCGTGGGCGAGGAGACGGACATCGTCGGCAAGGAGATGTACACCTTCGACGACAAGGCCGGCCGCAGCCTGTCCCTGCGTCCCGAGGGCACCGCCCCCGCGGCGCGCGCGTACATCGAGCACTCCGTGCTGAACCAGGAGCCGCTCACGCGCTGGTACTACATGGGGCCGATGTTCCGGTACGAGCGGATGAAGACGGGCCGCTACCGGCAGTTCTATCAAATCGGCGCGGAGGCCTACGGCGCGAAGGAGGCCGCCCAGGACGTCGAGGTGATGGACATGGTGACCCAGTTCCTCCAGGCGCTGGGGCTCCAGGACATCACGCTCAACCTCAACTCGCTGGGGGACGAGGCCTGCCGGCCCGCCTACTACGAGAAGCTGGTGGAGTACCTCAAGGCGCACCGCGAGGAGCTGTGCGGCGACTGTCACCGGCGCCTCGAGACGAACCCGCTGCGCGTGCTCGATTGCAAGAACGAGACGTGCCAGGCGGTGGCCGCCAAGGGCCCCAGCGTGCTCGAGTTCTTGTGCGAGCCGTGCCGCACCCACTTCGACGACGTGCAGCGCAAGCTGACGGCGCTGGGCGTCCGGTTCGTCGTCAATCCGCGCATGGTTCGCGGCCTGGACTACTACACGCGCACCGTCTTCGAGTTCGTCGCGTCGCACCCCGCGCTAGGGACGGCCAGCACGGTGGGCGGCGGAGGCCGCTATGACAAGCTGGTAAAGAGCCTGGGCGGCCCCGACGTGCCCGCTGTGGGCTTCGCGTGCGGCGTGGACCGGCTGGTGCTGCTGCTGAAGGAGAGCCAGCAGAAGTTCGCCGCCACCCCGGACCTGTTCATCGCGGTGGCGGACGCGGGCTCGCATGACGCGGCCTTCACCCTGGCGAGCCGTCTGCGTCGCGAGGGGCTGCGCGTGGACTTCGACACCCGGGGCGGCAGCCTCAAGAGCCAGATGAAGCGCTCCGACAAGAGCGGCGCGACCTTCACGCTGGTGCTCGGGGGACAGGAGTTCACCAGCGGCCAGGCGAAGCTCAAGCGGATGGCGGGGGGAGAGCCCATCCCCGTGGCGCTCGACGATATCGCACGCACGGTGCGGGCTCAGTCGGGGGCTCCGCAGGCCCCCCCCGCGGCCACCTGA